One part of the Acidobacteriota bacterium genome encodes these proteins:
- the acnB gene encoding bifunctional aconitate hydratase 2/2-methylisocitrate dehydratase, with amino-acid sequence MLESYRQHVAERAAQDIPPEPLTEAQTQSLLPLLATPPKGEEAFLLDLLVHRVPAGVDDAARVKAGFLARVAKGAETCALVSREKATELLGTMLGGFNVQPLIDLLDDSQVGGLAAKGLKKTLLVFDAFEEVKAKADAGNVHAKSVLTSWAEAEWFTSRPDVPHSLTLTVFKVTGETNTDDLSPAPDAWSRPDIPLHALAMLKNPRPGIEADVPGKIGPLKQLEALRAKGHLVAYVGDVVGTGSSRKSATNSVLWFTGEDIPFVPNKRFGGVCLGAKIAPIFFNTMEDSGALPIELDVNGMDMGDCIELRPYEGKALKNGQVIAEFRIKSDVIFDEVRAGGRIPLIIGRGLTARARKALGLAPSTAFRMPATPADTGKGYSLAQKIVGRACGMTGVRPGAYCEPKMTTVGSQDTTGPMTRDELKDLACLQFSADMVMQSFCHTAPYPKLVDVKTHRELPPFIINRHGVSLKPGDGVIHSWLNRLLLPDTVGTGGDSHTRFPIGISFPAGSGLVAFAAAAGVMPLDMPESVLVRFKGEMHPGITLRDLVNAIPLYAIRQGLLTVEKKGKKNVFSGRIVEIEGLPKLKVEQAFELSDSSAERSAAGCTVHLGKEPIIEYIRSNITLMKWMIANGYEHRQTLENRIKAMQAWLARPELLAPDADASYAAVIEIDLADVKEPILACPNDPDDVKPLGEVAGQKIDEVFIGSCMTNIGHFRAAGLLLDGKTDLNTRLWIAPPTKMDEYILRQEGYYGILGRTGARLEMPGCSLCMGNQAQIRKGSTAVSTSTRNFPNRLGLDTQVYLASAELSAVCAILGKIPTMAEYMAHVAIVSAKSKDIYRYMNFDQIADFREVADTVRI; translated from the coding sequence GTGCTCGAATCCTACCGTCAACACGTCGCCGAGCGAGCCGCTCAGGACATCCCGCCAGAACCCCTGACCGAAGCTCAGACCCAGAGCCTGCTCCCGCTCCTCGCGACTCCTCCCAAAGGCGAAGAGGCCTTTCTGCTGGATCTGCTCGTCCACCGCGTCCCCGCCGGTGTGGATGACGCCGCCCGCGTGAAAGCCGGCTTCCTCGCTCGCGTGGCGAAGGGCGCCGAAACGTGTGCCCTGGTCTCGCGCGAAAAGGCTACCGAGCTGCTGGGGACCATGCTCGGCGGGTTCAACGTGCAGCCACTGATCGACCTCCTGGACGATTCTCAAGTCGGTGGCCTGGCCGCCAAGGGCCTGAAGAAGACTCTGCTGGTCTTCGATGCATTTGAGGAGGTCAAGGCCAAGGCCGACGCCGGCAATGTCCACGCGAAATCGGTTCTGACGTCGTGGGCCGAGGCCGAATGGTTCACCAGCCGTCCCGACGTCCCGCATAGCCTGACGCTCACCGTGTTCAAGGTCACGGGCGAAACCAACACCGATGACCTGTCGCCGGCCCCGGATGCATGGAGCCGTCCCGACATTCCGCTGCACGCGCTGGCCATGCTGAAAAACCCGCGGCCTGGCATCGAGGCCGACGTTCCCGGCAAGATCGGCCCCCTCAAGCAACTGGAGGCTCTGCGGGCCAAGGGTCACCTGGTGGCCTACGTGGGCGATGTGGTGGGCACGGGTTCGTCCCGCAAGTCCGCCACCAACTCAGTGTTGTGGTTCACAGGCGAGGACATCCCCTTCGTGCCCAACAAGCGCTTCGGCGGCGTCTGCCTGGGCGCCAAGATCGCGCCCATCTTCTTCAACACGATGGAGGACTCCGGCGCCCTGCCCATCGAACTGGACGTGAACGGCATGGACATGGGCGATTGTATCGAGTTGCGCCCCTACGAGGGCAAGGCCCTGAAGAACGGCCAGGTCATCGCCGAGTTCAGGATCAAGTCCGACGTCATCTTCGACGAGGTCCGCGCCGGCGGCCGTATCCCCCTCATCATCGGCCGGGGCCTGACCGCCAGAGCGCGCAAGGCCCTGGGCCTCGCGCCCTCCACGGCCTTCCGCATGCCCGCCACGCCAGCCGACACGGGCAAGGGGTACTCCCTGGCCCAGAAGATCGTGGGCCGTGCCTGCGGCATGACAGGCGTCCGTCCCGGCGCCTACTGCGAGCCGAAGATGACCACCGTGGGCTCGCAAGACACCACGGGTCCGATGACCCGGGACGAGTTGAAGGACCTGGCCTGCCTCCAGTTTTCCGCCGACATGGTGATGCAGTCCTTCTGCCACACCGCGCCCTATCCCAAGCTCGTGGACGTGAAGACCCACCGCGAGCTGCCGCCCTTCATCATCAACCGCCACGGTGTGTCGCTCAAGCCCGGTGACGGCGTCATCCACAGCTGGTTGAACCGCCTGCTGCTGCCTGATACCGTCGGCACCGGCGGCGACTCTCACACCCGCTTCCCGATCGGCATCTCCTTCCCTGCGGGCTCTGGCCTCGTGGCCTTCGCCGCCGCGGCCGGCGTCATGCCCCTCGACATGCCAGAGTCCGTGCTGGTGCGCTTCAAGGGCGAGATGCATCCAGGCATCACCCTGCGCGACTTGGTCAACGCCATTCCCCTGTACGCCATCCGGCAGGGCCTGCTGACCGTGGAGAAGAAGGGCAAGAAGAACGTGTTCTCGGGTCGCATCGTCGAGATCGAGGGCCTGCCCAAGCTGAAGGTGGAACAGGCCTTTGAGCTGTCCGACTCCTCCGCCGAGCGCTCCGCCGCCGGCTGCACCGTGCATCTCGGCAAGGAACCGATCATCGAGTACATACGCTCGAACATCACGCTCATGAAGTGGATGATTGCCAACGGCTACGAGCATCGCCAAACGCTCGAGAACCGCATCAAGGCCATGCAGGCCTGGTTGGCCAGGCCCGAACTGCTCGCGCCGGACGCCGACGCCAGTTATGCCGCCGTCATCGAGATCGACCTGGCCGACGTCAAGGAACCCATCCTCGCCTGCCCCAACGATCCAGACGATGTGAAGCCGCTCGGCGAGGTGGCCGGCCAGAAGATCGACGAGGTCTTCATCGGCTCCTGCATGACGAACATCGGCCACTTCCGCGCGGCAGGCCTGCTGCTCGATGGGAAGACGGACCTCAACACCCGGCTCTGGATCGCACCGCCCACCAAGATGGACGAGTACATCCTCAGGCAGGAAGGCTACTACGGCATCCTGGGCCGCACCGGCGCCCGCCTGGAGATGCCCGGCTGCTCGCTCTGCATGGGCAACCAGGCGCAGATCCGCAAGGGCAGCACCGCCGTCTCCACATCCACCCGCAACTTCCCCAACCGCCTGGGGCTAGACACACAGGTCTACCTCGCCAGCGCCGAGTTGTCGGCCGTCTGCGCCATCCTCGGGAAGATCCCCACGATGGCCGAGTACATGGCCCACGTGGCTATCGTGAGCGCAAAGTCCAAGGACATCTACCGCTACATGAATTTCGATCAGATCGCGGACTTCCGGGAGGTGGCAGACACCGTACGGATCTAG
- a CDS encoding S41 family peptidase — MTHVHRSFALVLVCATLFAGVFVLTGRGAEEARAIRFAHIPHVANDGRVAFSYHEDIWIAEPTGANVRRLTNNLGNDFGPRFSPDGKWIAFTSNRTGNNDVFLMAAAGGEPRQLTFHSGDDQALYWMPDGKSILISSNRGPFAYGSPLYTLPIDGGIEEPLKMANARLGMMKQDGTLLAFNRTLPSSGVWRKTFRGNSAPGIAVQDVKTGDITEITNGDMKTYQDHFQDVYPMWGADGMIYFASERDGTYNIWRIGAKGGPAQQVTRFKSGGVFYPSISPDGKKMAFQNEFDLWTLDLPNGQPKKLTIPLSFDAKDSDLNVLITTNLADGFSPAPDGNYVAVDVRGDIQLVPSEQGIGEQTAVARTAWKEFGEQFSPDGKTIAYIADESGDQEVWTYDLASGSRKRLTKQESEKSGIAWASNSQKLLYGGDNKIWEVDLTAAQAAPKELASNPAGGFSGVQYAANATWLTYSRRDVESNADVYLYDIAAKKEYNVTHHPLTDGSGVLTPDGKSVVFTSSRDGATNQLFVVSLAKRTEDPDDPLVRERIRNAAAATSGRGARGAAAAGGSEPGAAAGAASAQTAPATIELDGIEKRARQLTRGTTPVSGFFLSNDGKTIYFAIGAGGRGRGAAPAPTPAPTPVPARGRGASTPAAEDSTSGLFAIGIDGRDRRSVATGSFPGMVPTPDRRAVFFRAASTEAAGGRGAAPGNTVSGQEVHRLVLQGGRQERVSFTFPIRVDRSAEWKQMFEETWRVMKYRYYNPAMNGHDWAAVKAKYEPMLEFVGTNEDVYDLGNAMIGELGSSHTGMSGPPTHTMDRLYQTRFLGFEIEAANGAYRINHIYRDGPADKEWLGLGVGDYVLAIDGQHIKAGDNYWKILSDRTTEYVPVKVAKTPAGEGARVVRIASVTNLSNIKYEEFVQTNRDAVEKATGGQIAYVHIRSMDQPSLERFRSEIDRYWQKKGIIVDVRYNTGGNIDFELLDILERRPYMFTNQRTGARTWGRRPQQAIAGPKVMMINQRSFSDAEATPMGFRTLGIGRLVGTPTAGGVIWTGSYALINGGSVRTPGSLAAVYDPAKPNNYGTNLENYGVPPDVWVQNSLNDEMKGIDRELATAIEEVMRMLTAR; from the coding sequence ATGACGCACGTGCATCGATCATTCGCTCTCGTTCTGGTCTGCGCCACGCTGTTCGCCGGCGTCTTCGTCCTCACCGGCCGCGGAGCCGAGGAAGCGCGCGCGATCCGGTTCGCGCACATCCCGCACGTCGCGAACGACGGGCGCGTGGCCTTCTCGTACCACGAGGACATCTGGATCGCCGAACCGACCGGCGCGAATGTGCGGCGACTGACCAACAACCTGGGCAATGATTTCGGACCGCGATTCTCGCCCGACGGCAAGTGGATCGCGTTCACGAGCAATCGCACGGGCAACAACGACGTCTTCCTGATGGCCGCGGCCGGTGGCGAGCCGCGCCAGTTGACGTTTCACTCCGGCGACGACCAGGCGCTCTACTGGATGCCGGACGGCAAGTCGATCCTGATCTCGAGCAACCGAGGGCCGTTCGCGTACGGATCGCCGCTCTACACCCTGCCGATCGACGGCGGCATCGAAGAGCCGCTGAAGATGGCCAACGCCCGCCTCGGCATGATGAAGCAGGACGGGACACTCCTGGCTTTCAACCGCACCCTGCCTTCGTCGGGCGTCTGGCGCAAGACCTTTCGCGGCAACTCCGCGCCCGGCATCGCCGTGCAGGATGTGAAGACCGGCGACATCACCGAGATCACCAACGGCGACATGAAGACCTACCAGGATCATTTCCAGGACGTGTACCCCATGTGGGGCGCCGACGGGATGATCTACTTCGCGTCCGAGCGCGACGGCACTTACAACATCTGGCGCATTGGCGCGAAGGGCGGTCCGGCACAGCAGGTGACGCGCTTCAAGTCCGGCGGCGTGTTCTATCCGTCGATCTCGCCAGACGGCAAGAAGATGGCGTTCCAGAACGAGTTCGATCTGTGGACGCTCGACCTGCCGAACGGCCAGCCCAAGAAACTGACGATCCCGCTCTCGTTCGACGCGAAGGACAGTGACCTCAACGTGCTGATAACGACCAATCTCGCCGACGGATTCAGTCCGGCGCCGGACGGGAACTACGTCGCCGTGGACGTCCGTGGCGACATCCAGCTCGTGCCGAGCGAGCAGGGCATCGGCGAGCAGACGGCGGTCGCGCGCACCGCGTGGAAGGAATTCGGCGAGCAGTTCTCGCCCGATGGAAAGACGATCGCCTATATCGCAGACGAGTCCGGCGATCAGGAGGTGTGGACGTACGACCTGGCCAGCGGTTCGAGGAAGCGGCTGACGAAGCAGGAGTCCGAAAAGAGCGGGATCGCGTGGGCGTCGAACTCGCAGAAGCTGCTCTACGGCGGGGACAACAAGATCTGGGAAGTCGACCTGACGGCGGCGCAAGCGGCGCCCAAGGAACTGGCGTCGAACCCGGCGGGCGGATTCAGCGGCGTGCAGTACGCCGCGAACGCGACGTGGCTCACTTACAGCCGCCGAGACGTCGAGTCGAACGCCGATGTGTATCTGTACGACATCGCGGCGAAGAAGGAATACAACGTCACGCACCATCCGTTGACCGACGGGAGCGGCGTCCTCACGCCCGACGGCAAGTCAGTCGTGTTCACGTCGAGCCGCGACGGTGCCACCAACCAGCTCTTCGTCGTGTCTCTGGCGAAGCGGACCGAGGATCCTGACGATCCGCTTGTGCGGGAACGGATTCGGAATGCGGCGGCGGCGACATCCGGGCGCGGGGCCAGAGGGGCAGCCGCCGCGGGGGGCAGCGAGCCAGGCGCTGCGGCGGGCGCCGCCAGCGCTCAAACGGCGCCGGCGACGATCGAGCTCGACGGCATCGAGAAGCGCGCGCGGCAGCTGACGCGCGGGACGACCCCCGTCAGCGGCTTCTTCCTTTCCAATGACGGCAAGACGATCTACTTCGCGATCGGCGCTGGCGGCCGAGGCCGCGGCGCGGCTCCGGCTCCGACTCCCGCACCCACTCCGGTCCCGGCGCGTGGGCGTGGCGCGTCGACGCCGGCGGCCGAGGACAGCACTTCGGGGCTCTTCGCGATTGGCATCGACGGGCGCGATCGCCGCAGCGTCGCGACAGGGTCCTTTCCCGGCATGGTGCCGACGCCCGATCGGCGCGCCGTGTTCTTCCGCGCGGCGTCGACCGAAGCCGCGGGCGGACGCGGAGCGGCGCCAGGCAACACGGTGTCGGGCCAGGAGGTCCATCGGCTGGTCCTGCAAGGCGGCCGCCAGGAGCGCGTCAGCTTCACGTTCCCAATCCGCGTCGACCGCTCCGCCGAGTGGAAGCAGATGTTCGAAGAGACGTGGCGGGTGATGAAGTACCGCTACTACAACCCCGCGATGAACGGCCATGACTGGGCCGCCGTCAAGGCGAAGTACGAGCCGATGCTCGAGTTCGTCGGGACCAACGAGGACGTCTACGACCTCGGCAACGCGATGATCGGCGAGCTCGGCAGCTCGCACACCGGGATGAGCGGGCCGCCGACGCACACGATGGACCGGCTGTACCAGACGCGCTTTCTCGGTTTCGAGATCGAAGCCGCGAACGGCGCGTACAGAATCAACCACATCTACCGGGACGGACCGGCCGACAAGGAGTGGCTCGGCCTCGGCGTCGGCGACTACGTGCTCGCGATCGACGGCCAGCACATCAAGGCGGGCGACAACTACTGGAAGATCCTCTCGGACCGGACGACAGAGTACGTGCCGGTGAAGGTGGCGAAGACGCCGGCTGGCGAGGGCGCGCGCGTGGTGCGGATCGCGAGCGTCACGAACCTCTCGAACATCAAGTACGAGGAGTTCGTGCAGACCAACCGCGACGCGGTGGAGAAGGCGACCGGCGGGCAGATCGCCTACGTGCACATCCGGTCGATGGATCAGCCGTCCCTGGAGCGCTTCCGGAGCGAGATCGACCGCTACTGGCAGAAGAAAGGGATCATCGTCGACGTCCGGTACAACACCGGTGGCAACATCGATTTCGAGCTGCTCGACATCCTGGAGCGGCGCCCGTACATGTTCACGAATCAGCGCACCGGAGCCCGCACATGGGGCCGGCGGCCGCAGCAGGCGATCGCGGGGCCGAAGGTCATGATGATCAACCAGCGGTCGTTCTCGGATGCCGAGGCGACGCCGATGGGTTTCCGCACGCTCGGGATCGGCAGGTTGGTCGGCACGCCGACGGCTGGCGGCGTGATCTGGACGGGCAGCTACGCGTTGATCAACGGCGGATCGGTTCGCACGCCGGGTTCGCTGGCGGCCGTCTACGATCCGGCCAAGCCGAACAACTACGGCACGAATCTCGAGAACTACGGCGTCCCGCCCGACGTGTGGGTGCAGAACTCGCTCAACGACGAAATGAAGGGGATCGATCGCGAACTCGCGACGGCGATCGAAGAAGTGATGCGGATGCTGACGGCGCGGTAG
- a CDS encoding nucleotidyltransferase domain-containing protein has translation MKPLAPILSPDGLRTALRAFCERHPIRRLDVFGSAASGQAGPRSDVDLLVTLDDSVPVSTLEILEMAGEAEELVGVPVDFVLRQALDRSSNGSARQHILATAVKLYGR, from the coding sequence GTGAAACCCCTTGCGCCGATCCTTTCGCCCGACGGGCTCCGCACCGCGCTCCGTGCGTTCTGCGAAAGACATCCGATCCGACGACTCGACGTCTTTGGATCGGCGGCAAGCGGGCAGGCGGGACCTCGCAGTGACGTCGATTTGCTCGTGACGTTGGACGACTCCGTTCCCGTGTCGACGCTCGAGATTCTGGAGATGGCAGGCGAGGCTGAGGAGCTTGTGGGGGTGCCAGTAGACTTCGTCCTGCGTCAGGCGCTCGACCGGTCCTCCAATGGCTCCGCCAGGCAGCACATTCTCGCGACGGCCGTGAAGTTGTATGGACGCTGA
- a CDS encoding PadR family transcriptional regulator: MNSETVPTLPAKERLILQMLVSTGSMFGLQMVEASAGKLKRGTVYVTLGRMEQKGFIESEQEPRQAGAIGLPRRTYRPTGLGERALKAWTVLARELAWAARS; this comes from the coding sequence ATGAACTCCGAGACAGTTCCGACGCTGCCAGCCAAGGAACGGCTGATTCTCCAGATGCTGGTTTCCACCGGCTCAATGTTCGGCCTGCAGATGGTTGAGGCATCGGCTGGGAAACTGAAACGCGGCACCGTTTACGTCACCCTGGGACGGATGGAGCAAAAGGGCTTCATCGAATCAGAACAGGAACCCCGGCAGGCCGGCGCAATTGGGCTACCGCGTCGGACTTATCGGCCGACGGGTTTGGGAGAGCGTGCGCTCAAGGCGTGGACCGTTCTGGCCAGAGAACTGGCGTGGGCGGCGCGGTCATGA
- a CDS encoding zinc ribbon domain-containing protein, producing the protein MPLFEYKCTPCGTRFEFLVRGELAPACPACKSEQVEKQLSVFAVGASSPKAAPMPAGSPCSSCQNPGACQFAN; encoded by the coding sequence ATGCCGCTATTTGAATACAAGTGCACGCCGTGCGGAACGCGCTTCGAGTTCCTGGTGCGCGGCGAACTCGCCCCGGCCTGCCCCGCCTGCAAGAGCGAGCAGGTCGAAAAGCAGCTGTCGGTGTTCGCCGTCGGCGCCAGTTCGCCGAAGGCCGCGCCAATGCCGGCCGGCAGTCCCTGCAGTTCCTGCCAGAACCCCGGCGCCTGCCAGTTCGCGAACTGA
- the metG gene encoding methionine--tRNA ligase, which translates to MSTFYITTAIDYVNSRPHLGTAYEKITADVIARYKRLAGVPTWFLMGNDEHSLNVYRRAREQGLDPKAYCDRMEQEFREVWQQLDISFDDFVRTTEERHRVGVTELVSRIRAAGDIYESHYEGWYCVSCEAFKQDKDLADGLCPTHKRKPDWIREKNHFFRLSKYQEPLLRHFESHPDFLAPDARRNEIVSLIQGGLEDISISRAEQAWGIPLPFDPASVVYVWFDALINYISALGFGGDQAAFERWWPASLHVIGKDITRFHCVIWPAMLMSAGVPLPRQVFGHGFVYFKGEKMSKSLGTIVDPLEAASKFGPDPLRLFFVREFAYGQDGDFSWERFEERYNSDLANNLGNLVSRIATMADKYCGGRLPQSGAAAGRLAQVADDALAAYRASMERFALQDGVAAAFSLVDAANQYIAETEPWKLAKEPANAGRVGAILYDVAEALRVAAVLLLPVMPASAAEILRRVGAPKPAAEHRLEDAVWNAAGDRQTVKADPMWPRIGGTGRK; encoded by the coding sequence ATGTCCACGTTCTACATCACCACCGCCATCGACTACGTGAACAGCCGGCCGCACCTGGGCACGGCGTACGAGAAGATCACCGCCGATGTCATCGCGCGCTACAAGAGGCTCGCGGGCGTGCCCACGTGGTTCCTGATGGGCAACGACGAGCACTCGCTGAACGTGTATCGCCGCGCCCGGGAGCAGGGGCTCGATCCGAAGGCGTACTGCGACCGGATGGAACAGGAGTTCCGCGAGGTCTGGCAGCAGCTGGATATTTCGTTCGACGACTTCGTGAGGACCACCGAGGAGCGGCATCGCGTCGGCGTCACCGAACTGGTCAGCCGCATCCGCGCGGCGGGCGACATCTACGAGAGCCACTACGAAGGTTGGTACTGCGTGTCCTGCGAGGCGTTCAAGCAGGACAAGGACCTGGCTGACGGTCTCTGCCCGACGCACAAGCGCAAGCCCGACTGGATCCGCGAGAAGAATCACTTCTTCCGGCTGTCGAAGTACCAGGAACCACTGCTGCGCCACTTCGAATCCCATCCGGACTTTCTTGCGCCAGATGCACGGCGCAACGAAATCGTCAGTCTGATCCAGGGCGGGCTCGAGGACATCTCGATCAGCCGCGCCGAGCAGGCCTGGGGCATTCCGCTGCCTTTCGATCCGGCGAGCGTGGTGTATGTCTGGTTCGACGCGCTTATCAATTACATCTCGGCGCTCGGATTCGGAGGCGACCAGGCGGCATTTGAGCGCTGGTGGCCTGCCTCGCTGCACGTCATCGGCAAGGACATCACGCGGTTCCATTGCGTGATTTGGCCCGCGATGCTCATGAGCGCTGGCGTGCCCCTGCCGCGGCAGGTGTTCGGCCACGGGTTCGTATACTTCAAGGGCGAGAAGATGAGCAAGTCGCTGGGCACGATCGTCGATCCGCTGGAGGCGGCGTCGAAGTTCGGCCCGGATCCGCTGCGCCTGTTTTTCGTGCGCGAATTCGCCTACGGGCAGGATGGCGACTTCTCGTGGGAACGGTTCGAAGAACGGTACAACTCGGATCTCGCCAACAACCTGGGCAACCTGGTCAGCCGCATCGCGACGATGGCCGACAAGTACTGCGGCGGGCGGCTGCCGCAATCCGGGGCCGCCGCCGGACGCCTGGCGCAGGTGGCGGATGACGCGCTGGCCGCGTACCGCGCATCGATGGAGCGGTTCGCGCTGCAGGACGGCGTGGCTGCGGCGTTCAGCCTCGTAGATGCGGCCAACCAGTACATCGCCGAGACTGAACCGTGGAAGCTCGCCAAGGAACCCGCCAACGCCGGACGCGTCGGAGCGATTCTCTACGACGTGGCAGAGGCGCTGCGCGTCGCGGCTGTGCTGCTGCTGCCGGTGATGCCCGCGTCGGCGGCAGAGATCCTGCGGCGCGTCGGCGCCCCGAAGCCGGCTGCCGAACACCGCCTGGAAGATGCGGTGTGGAACGCGGCCGGCGATCGGCAGACCGTGAAGGCCGATCCGATGTGGCCGCGCATCGGCGGCACGGGAAGGAAGTAG
- a CDS encoding dipeptide epimerase yields the protein MTHTRRDFLRHSTLAAGSVLVPAGSWLQAQGTKTVQGRARMVLRFRPYTLQLKHVFTVAVNSRTTTPVVLTEIEYDGIIGYGEASMPPYLGESHETATAFLAKVDLSPFSNPFDLETILTAIDAIAPGNPAAKASIDIALHDVVGKLMKQPWYNIWGYDPARAPVTSFTIGIDTPEVVKAKTKEAAEFKVLKIKLGRDTDKVMVEAIRSVSDKPMSGDANQGWTDRQQALDMIFWLKERGFLYVEQPLPKERVDDMAWITERSPLPVIGDEGVQRLADVHKAQGVYSGINIKLMKSTGMREAQKMLLLARTLGMKVMLGCMTETSCGISAASHLSPMVDWADLDGALLISNDLFDGTKVIDGKVTLTSRPGIGVVKLKA from the coding sequence ATGACTCACACGCGACGCGACTTTCTTCGTCACTCCACGCTGGCAGCCGGCTCCGTACTCGTCCCGGCTGGATCGTGGCTGCAGGCTCAGGGCACTAAGACCGTACAGGGGCGAGCCCGCATGGTGCTGCGGTTCCGTCCCTACACGCTGCAGCTGAAGCACGTGTTCACGGTCGCCGTGAACTCGCGAACCACGACGCCGGTCGTGCTGACCGAAATCGAATACGACGGCATCATCGGGTACGGCGAAGCCTCGATGCCCCCGTACCTGGGAGAATCCCACGAGACGGCGACGGCGTTTCTCGCGAAGGTCGATCTCAGCCCGTTCTCCAACCCGTTCGATCTCGAGACGATCCTGACGGCGATCGATGCCATCGCCCCGGGCAACCCCGCGGCGAAAGCGTCGATCGACATCGCGCTGCATGATGTCGTGGGCAAACTGATGAAGCAGCCTTGGTACAACATCTGGGGCTACGACCCGGCCAGAGCGCCAGTCACGTCGTTCACGATCGGGATCGACACGCCCGAGGTGGTCAAGGCGAAGACGAAAGAAGCCGCCGAGTTCAAAGTGCTCAAGATCAAGCTTGGGCGCGACACGGACAAGGTGATGGTCGAGGCCATCCGATCGGTCTCGGACAAGCCGATGAGCGGCGACGCCAACCAGGGCTGGACCGATCGGCAACAGGCGCTCGACATGATCTTCTGGTTGAAGGAGCGCGGATTCCTGTACGTCGAGCAGCCGCTCCCCAAGGAGCGCGTCGACGACATGGCGTGGATCACGGAGCGCAGCCCGTTGCCTGTCATCGGTGACGAAGGCGTCCAGCGACTCGCCGATGTGCACAAGGCGCAGGGCGTCTATTCGGGCATCAATATCAAGCTGATGAAGTCGACCGGCATGCGCGAAGCGCAGAAGATGCTCCTGCTGGCGCGGACCCTGGGCATGAAGGTCATGCTCGGCTGCATGACGGAAACCTCGTGCGGGATTTCGGCCGCCTCGCACCTCTCGCCGATGGTCGACTGGGCCGATCTCGACGGGGCACTCCTCATCTCGAACGACCTGTTTGACGGCACGAAGGTCATCGACGGCAAGGTGACGCTGACCAGCCGGCCGGGCATCGGGGTCGTGAAGCTGAAGGCGTAA
- a CDS encoding DUF2007 domain-containing protein translates to MRHVRRRPVSEWAVVRTFSYQHEAEIVKSVLEGSGIEAITSSDDCGALDPALGLVRGVKVLVATEQLEQAERVLGAAQEDGTAGPSSAD, encoded by the coding sequence ATGCGCCACGTCAGGAGGCGACCGGTGTCGGAATGGGCCGTGGTCAGGACCTTCAGTTACCAGCACGAAGCTGAGATCGTCAAGAGCGTCCTCGAAGGCAGCGGCATTGAGGCGATCACGAGCAGCGACGACTGCGGTGCCCTTGATCCCGCGCTGGGATTGGTCCGCGGCGTCAAGGTCCTCGTGGCGACCGAGCAGCTCGAACAGGCCGAGCGCGTCCTGGGCGCCGCGCAAGAGGACGGAACCGCTGGCCCATCTTCTGCGGACTAG
- a CDS encoding universal stress protein, which produces MTVKSILVPTDFSETAAAAVRCAAGLAEIFGSSLTLLHVVEDLVVKGLSADVGTAAAGRLRDDAVRSAMVSLDRVLTEPPLNRTGVDKVVLAGDPLDVILRYATEHLVDLIVIGTHGRTGLPRVLLGSVAERVVRTSPCPVLSVRQCQHAFENT; this is translated from the coding sequence GTGACTGTGAAGTCCATTCTGGTTCCGACCGACTTCAGCGAGACCGCGGCTGCCGCGGTTCGTTGCGCCGCCGGCCTGGCCGAGATATTCGGCTCTTCGCTCACGCTGCTGCACGTGGTGGAAGACCTGGTCGTGAAGGGACTGAGCGCCGACGTCGGCACGGCGGCTGCGGGCCGTCTCAGGGATGACGCAGTCAGAAGCGCCATGGTCTCCCTCGATCGCGTGCTGACAGAACCCCCGCTCAATCGGACGGGTGTCGACAAGGTTGTGCTCGCCGGAGATCCACTCGACGTCATTCTTCGCTATGCCACCGAACACCTCGTCGACCTCATCGTGATTGGCACTCACGGACGGACCGGACTCCCCCGCGTGCTGCTCGGGAGTGTGGCCGAACGCGTGGTCCGCACCTCACCGTGTCCGGTATTGAGCGTTCGGCAGTGTCAGCACGCCTTCGAGAACACGTGA